A stretch of the Erinaceus europaeus chromosome 23, mEriEur2.1, whole genome shotgun sequence genome encodes the following:
- the LOC103123869 gene encoding zinc finger protein 678-like isoform X3 has protein sequence MSYDTQGSLPKSDVEDLFPKVLLGRYENFSLENVYLMENSEEDQEFERQKRFYDALTQTWTTTHKHLSDERDQGHKTSWENYSKSFLFPDTQYKGNEYEKVYYQISNLVIHQSIHLREESYGCNKCDEAFNHSSKLNHHKKFNLKKKLYMCNKCGKLFSHSSNVNRHKIIHTGEQPYKCTECGNTFNRCSSLSRHQSIHTGEKPYKCQECGKTFNRYSNLTRHQVIHTGEKPYKCKECDKAFSRYSHLTAHQRIHTGEKPYKGKDSGKTFNQCSNITQHQEFILDRNLTNIKNGKAIS, from the coding sequence ATGTCTTATGATACCCAGGGATCTTTGCCAAAGTCAGATGTAGAAGATTTATTCCCAAAAGTGTTACTGGGAAGATATGAGAACTTTAGCCTTGAAAATGTATACTTGATGGAAAATTCAGAAGAAGATCAAGAATTTGAAAGGCAGAAACGTTTTTATGATGCACTTACCCAAACTTGGACCACTACTCATAAGCACCTCAGTGACGAAAGAGATCAAGGACATAAGACTTCTTGGGAAAATTACAGCAAGTCATTTTTGTTTCCAGATACCCAATATAAAGGTAATGAATATGAGAAAGTCTATTATCAAATTTCAAACCTTGTTATACATCAAAGTATCCATCTTAGAGAGGAGTCTTACGGATGCAATAAATGTGACGAAGCTTTTAACCATTCTTCAAAACTTAATCACCACAAgaaatttaatttgaaaaaaaaactatacatgTGTAATAAATGTGGAAAATTATTTAGTCACTCTTCAAATGTAAATAGACACAAAATAATTCATACTGGAGAGCAGCCTTACAAATGTACAGAATGTGGTAATACCTTTAACCGATGTTCAAGTCTTAGTCGACATCAGAGTATACATACAGGAGAGAAACCTTATAAATGTCAAGAGTGTGGTAAAACTTTTAACAGATACTCTAACCTTACCCGACATCAGGTAATTCATACTGGAGAGAAACCTTACAAATGTAAGGAATGTGATAAAGCCTTTAGCCGATACTCACATCTTACTGCACACCAGAGAATTCATACAGGAGAGAAGCCTTACAAAGGTAAAGATTCTGGTAAAACTTTTAATCAATGCTCAAACATTACTCAACACCAAGAGTTCATACTGGATAGAAACcttacaaatataaaaaatggcaAAGCCATTAGCTAG